Proteins co-encoded in one Halorussus vallis genomic window:
- a CDS encoding RNA methyltransferase, whose amino-acid sequence MKPAVAVVEPKTPGNIGTIARAMKNFGMDDLKLVDPPEFGRDSEAYGFAGQAREDVLPNADEVTFDELVANYHTVGCTATTNEDARKHRRFPFKTPVELADSLRDVEADTCLIFGREDNGLTNDEMARVDEVCSIPASAEYSSLNLGQAATVTLYELRELTLEETQHPDVERERAAESEIEGFYDHFAEFLGDIDHPVEKRDKTVRLMRRLVGRAHPTVREVRTLRGVLRRASYHANETPEEPRNTGGGSRE is encoded by the coding sequence ATGAAGCCCGCCGTCGCCGTCGTCGAACCGAAGACGCCGGGCAACATCGGAACCATCGCGCGGGCGATGAAGAACTTCGGCATGGACGACCTGAAACTGGTCGACCCGCCCGAGTTCGGCCGGGACAGCGAGGCCTACGGCTTCGCCGGCCAGGCCCGCGAGGACGTACTGCCCAACGCCGACGAAGTGACCTTCGACGAACTCGTCGCGAACTACCACACTGTCGGCTGCACCGCGACGACGAACGAGGACGCCCGGAAACACCGCCGGTTCCCGTTCAAGACGCCCGTGGAACTGGCCGACAGCCTCCGGGACGTCGAGGCCGACACCTGCCTGATATTCGGTCGCGAGGACAATGGCCTGACCAACGACGAGATGGCCCGCGTCGACGAGGTGTGTTCCATCCCCGCCAGCGCCGAGTACTCCTCACTGAACCTCGGGCAGGCCGCCACCGTCACGCTCTACGAACTCCGGGAACTCACCCTCGAGGAAACCCAGCACCCGGACGTCGAGCGCGAGCGCGCCGCCGAGTCCGAAATCGAGGGCTTCTACGACCACTTCGCGGAGTTCCTGGGCGACATCGACCATCCCGTCGAGAAGCGCGACAAGACGGTCCGACTGATGCGTCGACTGGTCGGCCGTGCGCACCCGACGGTGCGGGAGGTCCGGACGCTCCGGGGCGTGCTTCGGCGGGCCAGCTATCACGCCAACGAAACCCCGGAGGAACCGCGGAATACGGGCGGCGGGAGCCGCGAATAG
- a CDS encoding formate/nitrite transporter family protein, whose translation MSSESRTEPSGASLSYRRILEREIENALKEIHRPPKGVFLSGLTAGLNLSYGALLMAMVLTFSGGFESKLVQQALLGGVSSIAFLLVVIGQTELFTAHSTMAVLPVLDGRASVGDLARVWGVTYVSNLLGCALFAGLIVAIGPPMGIVDPDAFGVLASALIPFRWWLILLSGVVAGWLMGLVTWLSAASRDTVSRIFFVVLVTAVIGSGPFHHSILGTTELLSAMLLGQGVTFGDYGHFIAWTTLGNVLGGSVFVALLNYGHVALAGEEHDVEFETENSSE comes from the coding sequence ATGAGTTCCGAGTCGAGAACCGAGCCGTCCGGCGCGTCGCTCTCTTACCGGCGCATCCTGGAGCGCGAGATAGAGAACGCGTTGAAGGAGATCCACCGACCGCCGAAGGGCGTGTTCCTCTCGGGACTGACGGCGGGCCTCAATCTGAGTTACGGCGCGTTGCTCATGGCGATGGTGTTGACCTTCTCCGGCGGATTCGAGTCGAAGCTCGTCCAGCAGGCGTTGCTCGGCGGCGTCTCCTCCATCGCGTTCCTGCTGGTGGTCATCGGCCAGACGGAACTGTTCACCGCCCACTCGACGATGGCGGTCCTCCCCGTTCTCGACGGGCGCGCGTCGGTGGGCGACCTCGCCCGCGTGTGGGGAGTGACGTACGTCTCGAATCTGCTCGGCTGTGCGCTGTTCGCCGGCCTCATCGTTGCCATCGGTCCGCCGATGGGAATCGTCGACCCGGACGCGTTCGGGGTGTTGGCCTCCGCGCTGATCCCCTTTCGGTGGTGGCTGATACTCCTCAGCGGCGTGGTCGCCGGCTGGTTGATGGGACTGGTGACGTGGCTTTCGGCCGCCAGCCGCGACACGGTCAGCCGAATCTTCTTCGTCGTCCTCGTGACGGCGGTCATCGGTAGTGGACCGTTCCATCACAGCATCCTCGGCACGACGGAGCTACTCTCGGCGATGCTCCTGGGGCAGGGAGTCACGTTCGGCGACTACGGCCACTTCATCGCGTGGACGACGCTGGGGAACGTCCTCGGCGGGAGCGTGTTCGTCGCCCTGCTGAACTACGGTCACGTCGCGCTGGCGGGGGAAGAACACGACGTCGAGTTCGAAACAGAGAACTCCAGCGAGTGA
- a CDS encoding phosphatase PAP2 family protein, translated as MFPSLPLGTQFTLLVAIPSIAALLVGKRLFIPDERFRTLFKDFLRTDWKYLGVAWVVTEIVNKLAFHFHASRTFTDAIYAIEGATVAVFQAVVATPLTLLATGVYLVGFPFVVLFTYFKLKAHDEEEAHRYALAYICLVVFAVPFFVLFPVKVSSLYLSSVEGLMYNLSPAIHYGIYSTDTLVKAFPSLHTGLSVLAALYARKADTRYSYTVGALAVAIVLSTLYLGVHWMTDAVFAVLLVGLAYHLSRRVSEPRWSVVSRELLSGVRSGVRRYASR; from the coding sequence ATGTTCCCCTCCCTCCCTCTGGGTACGCAGTTTACCCTCCTCGTAGCGATTCCGAGCATCGCGGCCCTACTCGTCGGCAAGCGGCTGTTCATCCCCGACGAGCGGTTCCGAACGCTGTTCAAGGACTTCCTGCGGACCGACTGGAAGTACCTCGGCGTCGCCTGGGTCGTCACCGAAATCGTGAACAAACTCGCCTTCCACTTCCACGCCTCCCGGACGTTCACCGACGCCATCTACGCCATCGAGGGCGCGACAGTCGCGGTGTTCCAGGCAGTCGTGGCCACGCCGCTGACCCTGCTCGCGACCGGCGTCTACCTCGTCGGATTCCCGTTCGTGGTGCTGTTCACCTACTTCAAGCTGAAGGCCCACGACGAGGAGGAGGCCCACCGCTACGCACTGGCGTACATCTGCCTGGTCGTGTTCGCGGTGCCGTTCTTCGTCCTCTTCCCGGTGAAGGTGTCGTCGCTGTACCTCTCCAGCGTCGAGGGGCTGATGTACAACCTCAGTCCGGCCATCCACTACGGCATCTACTCGACCGACACGCTCGTCAAGGCGTTCCCGAGTCTCCACACCGGTCTGTCGGTGCTGGCGGCGCTCTACGCCCGGAAGGCCGACACGCGCTACTCCTACACCGTCGGGGCGCTCGCGGTCGCCATCGTCCTCTCGACGCTCTACCTCGGCGTCCACTGGATGACCGACGCCGTGTTCGCGGTCCTGCTGGTCGGACTCGCCTACCACCTCTCGCGACGGGTCAGCGAACCCCGCTGGTCGGTCGTCTCGCGCGAACTGCTGTCGGGCGTGCGCTCGGGCGTCCGCCGGTACGCGAGTCGGTGA
- a CDS encoding sensor histidine kinase encodes MSNGFGAGGDEDLPRALAGADPRRGVAVLVGTAVALVATTAWAIPGYSATALVVALWLLGPAAVVATTAAVLVWTFGNERVAAHVLHVSEWSVAGTIILGLSGGLAMYVQHLSGLLLRFTLIEPIEWACGGFVIGSLVGVYSAGRRVQERRLGDARREAENLAETLSVLNRVLRHDIRNDVNVIEGYVDLIAADADGDADEHVEVVRDHTSRIVQLADYARDTERLVAEGGSNVERMDVVERLDAVCRDVRAAFPDATVVTDFPDRAEVRANRLVGSAFENLVENAIEHHPDPDPRVRVSVDPGEDATAVVVADDGPGIPDDEVAVLESGAESALDHSDGMGLWLVNWIVTYSGGDVEFAENDPTGSEITVRLPAAADE; translated from the coding sequence ATGTCGAACGGTTTCGGGGCGGGCGGCGACGAGGACCTTCCGCGAGCGCTCGCCGGCGCCGACCCCCGTCGGGGCGTCGCGGTCCTCGTCGGAACGGCCGTGGCGCTGGTTGCGACCACGGCGTGGGCGATTCCCGGCTACTCCGCGACGGCCCTGGTGGTGGCGCTCTGGCTACTCGGCCCGGCGGCGGTCGTCGCGACGACTGCCGCCGTCCTCGTCTGGACGTTCGGGAACGAGCGGGTCGCCGCGCACGTGCTTCACGTCTCGGAGTGGTCGGTCGCGGGCACGATAATCCTCGGACTCTCCGGCGGACTCGCGATGTACGTCCAGCACCTCAGCGGACTCCTCCTGCGGTTCACCTTGATAGAGCCCATCGAGTGGGCGTGCGGCGGGTTCGTCATCGGCTCGCTCGTCGGCGTCTACAGCGCTGGGCGCCGAGTGCAGGAACGGCGTCTCGGCGACGCGCGTCGAGAGGCCGAGAACCTCGCCGAGACGCTGAGCGTCCTGAACCGCGTCCTCCGTCACGACATCCGGAACGACGTGAACGTCATCGAGGGGTACGTCGACCTCATCGCGGCCGACGCCGACGGCGACGCCGACGAGCACGTCGAGGTGGTCCGCGACCACACCTCGCGAATCGTCCAACTCGCCGACTACGCCCGTGATACCGAACGACTGGTCGCGGAGGGCGGCTCGAACGTTGAGCGGATGGACGTCGTCGAGCGACTCGACGCCGTTTGCCGCGACGTTCGGGCGGCGTTTCCGGACGCGACCGTCGTCACCGACTTCCCCGACCGCGCGGAGGTGCGGGCCAACCGACTCGTCGGCTCGGCCTTCGAGAACCTCGTCGAGAACGCGATAGAACACCACCCCGACCCCGACCCGCGCGTACGGGTTTCGGTCGACCCCGGAGAGGACGCGACGGCGGTCGTCGTCGCCGACGACGGGCCAGGCATCCCCGACGACGAGGTGGCCGTGCTCGAATCGGGAGCCGAGTCGGCGCTCGACCACAGCGACGGGATGGGGCTGTGGCTGGTCAACTGGATCGTCACCTACTCCGGGGGCGACGTCGAGTTCGCCGAGAATGACCCGACGGGGAGCGAGATCACGGTCCGACTCCCCGCCGCGGCCGACGAGTGA
- the folP gene encoding dihydropteroate synthase, with protein MQNVTAAGLGIGDDYPPRIMGVLNVSEESPYDPSVYDDPGEAAEYVDSALVSEGADIVDVGLESANKRFEVLSAEQELDRLDTAVEAIESVSGDAVFSIETRYAEVADEALSRGFDMVNDICGFADPEMPAVCRDHDAAVVKMASPPDLNRPGAVEDVDDIYEALKREGLTDKTIVDPAFGGWSEAKTLDDDRETFRRLREFRGLDRPILVSINRKNFLRDLAGRSTEEALPVSLAATSMAVERGAHVIRTHDVAETKDAATVGAAFARERVRDADLGVEELDVTTPREAARHLDRIDAAAADRERDALAARTTTRTFELSGLTAAERDALAAAAADAAVVFAAGRDAALLSGSPAALARLRDVVAGGSKAESGELDRLAAVCRKLSPDEE; from the coding sequence ATGCAGAACGTCACCGCCGCGGGGTTGGGCATCGGCGACGACTACCCGCCGCGAATCATGGGGGTGTTGAACGTCAGCGAGGAGTCCCCCTACGACCCGAGCGTCTACGACGACCCGGGCGAGGCGGCCGAGTACGTCGACTCGGCGCTCGTCTCCGAGGGCGCCGACATCGTGGACGTGGGTCTGGAGTCCGCGAACAAGCGCTTCGAAGTTCTCTCCGCCGAGCAGGAACTCGACCGCCTCGACACCGCCGTCGAGGCCATCGAGAGCGTCTCGGGCGACGCCGTCTTCTCCATCGAGACGCGCTACGCCGAGGTGGCGGACGAGGCGCTCTCGCGCGGGTTCGACATGGTCAACGACATCTGCGGGTTCGCCGACCCCGAGATGCCCGCGGTCTGCCGGGACCACGACGCCGCGGTGGTGAAGATGGCGAGTCCGCCCGACCTGAACCGGCCGGGCGCAGTCGAGGACGTCGACGACATCTACGAGGCGCTGAAACGCGAGGGCCTGACCGACAAGACCATCGTCGACCCCGCGTTCGGCGGGTGGTCCGAGGCCAAGACCCTCGACGACGACCGCGAGACGTTCCGGCGCCTCCGGGAGTTCCGCGGCCTCGACCGGCCGATTCTGGTCTCCATCAACCGCAAGAACTTCCTCCGGGACCTCGCGGGCCGGTCGACCGAGGAGGCCCTGCCGGTTTCGCTGGCGGCGACCTCGATGGCGGTCGAACGCGGCGCGCACGTGATTCGAACCCACGACGTGGCCGAGACGAAGGACGCCGCGACCGTCGGCGCGGCGTTCGCCCGCGAGCGGGTTCGCGACGCCGACCTCGGCGTCGAGGAACTCGACGTGACGACCCCCCGCGAGGCGGCCCGGCACCTCGACCGAATCGACGCGGCGGCCGCCGACCGCGAGCGCGACGCGCTGGCGGCACGGACGACGACCCGGACCTTCGAACTCTCCGGACTGACCGCCGCCGAGCGCGACGCGCTGGCGGCCGCCGCGGCCGACGCCGCTGTCGTCTTCGCCGCCGGGCGCGACGCCGCGCTCCTCTCTGGGTCGCCGGCCGCGCTCGCCCGACTCCGGGACGTCGTGGCGGGCGGTTCGAAGGCAGAATCGGGCGAACTCGACCGCCTCGCGGCCGTCTGCCGGAAGCTGTCTCCGGACGAGGAGTAA
- the gatE gene encoding Glu-tRNA(Gln) amidotransferase subunit GatE, whose product MTDHDYEELGLVAGLEIHQQLDTESKLFCACPTELREPEDADRRFTRYLHPTKSELGEIDEAALEESQVEREFEYLAYDTTCLVEEDDEPPHRLDDEAQEVALEIAQLLDMDPVDQAHVMRKIVVDGSNTSGFQRSILFANDGEIDTGEGSVGIEDLMLEEESAQRIEEREEGVLYSLDRLGIPLVEIGTKPDIRSPAQAREAAETIGMLLRSTGKVKRGLGTIRQDVNISIEEGARVEVKGVQSLDDIDDLVRNEVHRQVRLLELRDELRERGAEVGDVLDATEVFADTDSGVIRGALDSGGKVTAVPLYGFDGLVGAEIQPDRRLGTELSDHAKRHGAGGIFHTDELPAYGVTEDEVAALRDAAGAGDDDAVAIVAASPEVADGAIEAAAERARTALEGAPEETRGANEEGTTRYLRPLPGAARMYPETDVPPVDPDPSEVEIPELLTEKVERYQSEFGLDSGLAEQVAYGQRWDVFEEAVDSGVDATLAAQTVESTVTELRRDDVPVENLTDEHFLQTLDRVTEGETAKGNVGELLTALAEHPDWTAAEAIEREDLGSAGEDEVRDAIVEVVERNEAQVQEEGMQAFSGLMGEAMGALGGKADGDQVSQLLREEIQKRA is encoded by the coding sequence ATGACCGACCACGATTACGAGGAACTCGGCCTCGTCGCGGGGCTGGAGATTCACCAGCAACTCGACACCGAGTCCAAGTTGTTCTGCGCCTGTCCAACCGAGTTGCGGGAACCCGAGGACGCCGACCGGCGGTTCACGCGCTACCTCCACCCGACCAAGAGTGAACTCGGCGAGATAGACGAGGCGGCCCTCGAAGAGAGCCAGGTCGAACGCGAGTTCGAGTACCTCGCCTACGACACCACCTGCCTGGTCGAGGAGGACGACGAACCGCCCCACCGACTCGACGACGAGGCCCAGGAGGTTGCGCTCGAAATCGCCCAGTTGCTCGACATGGACCCCGTCGACCAGGCCCACGTCATGCGCAAGATCGTCGTCGACGGCTCGAACACCTCGGGCTTCCAGCGCTCCATCCTGTTCGCCAACGACGGCGAGATAGACACCGGCGAAGGGTCGGTCGGCATCGAGGACCTGATGCTCGAAGAGGAGAGCGCCCAGCGCATCGAGGAGCGAGAGGAGGGCGTCCTCTACAGCCTCGACCGCCTGGGCATCCCGCTGGTCGAGATCGGCACCAAGCCCGACATCCGCTCGCCCGCCCAGGCCCGCGAGGCCGCAGAGACCATCGGGATGCTCCTGCGCTCGACGGGCAAGGTCAAACGAGGCCTCGGCACCATCCGTCAGGACGTCAACATCTCCATCGAGGAGGGCGCCCGGGTCGAGGTCAAGGGCGTCCAGAGCCTCGACGACATCGACGACCTGGTGCGAAACGAGGTCCACCGGCAGGTCCGCCTGCTCGAACTCCGAGACGAACTCCGCGAGCGCGGCGCCGAGGTCGGCGACGTGCTGGACGCGACCGAGGTGTTCGCCGACACCGACTCGGGGGTCATCCGCGGCGCGCTCGATTCGGGCGGGAAGGTCACGGCGGTCCCGCTCTACGGCTTCGACGGCCTCGTCGGCGCCGAAATCCAGCCCGACCGCCGCCTCGGCACCGAACTCTCCGACCACGCCAAGCGACACGGCGCGGGCGGCATCTTCCACACCGACGAACTCCCCGCCTACGGCGTCACCGAGGACGAGGTCGCCGCGCTCCGCGACGCCGCGGGCGCGGGCGACGACGACGCGGTCGCCATCGTCGCCGCGAGTCCGGAGGTCGCCGACGGCGCCATCGAGGCCGCCGCCGAGCGCGCCCGAACCGCCCTCGAAGGGGCCCCCGAGGAGACTCGCGGCGCGAACGAGGAGGGGACCACGCGCTACCTCCGACCGCTGCCCGGCGCGGCCCGGATGTACCCCGAAACCGACGTGCCCCCGGTCGACCCCGACCCGAGCGAGGTCGAGATACCCGAACTGCTCACCGAGAAGGTCGAGCGCTACCAGTCGGAGTTCGGCCTCGATTCGGGACTGGCCGAGCAGGTCGCCTACGGCCAGCGGTGGGACGTGTTCGAGGAGGCGGTCGACTCGGGCGTCGACGCCACGCTCGCGGCCCAGACCGTCGAGAGCACCGTCACGGAACTCCGCCGGGACGACGTGCCGGTCGAGAACCTGACCGACGAGCACTTCCTGCAGACGCTCGACCGAGTCACCGAGGGCGAGACGGCGAAGGGCAACGTCGGCGAACTCCTGACCGCGCTCGCCGAGCACCCCGACTGGACCGCCGCGGAGGCCATCGAGCGCGAGGACCTCGGCAGCGCGGGCGAAGACGAAGTCCGCGACGCCATCGTCGAAGTCGTCGAGCGCAACGAGGCTCAGGTTCAGGAAGAGGGGATGCAGGCGTTCTCCGGGTTGATGGGCGAGGCCATGGGCGCGCTCGGTGGGAAGGCCGACGGCGACCAGGTGAGCCAACTGCTCCGCGAGGAGATTCAGAAGCGAGCGTAG
- a CDS encoding PH domain-containing protein — protein sequence MRLHPLSVPYRAAARGLSLGTTLLFLGLTLAGTEALPIPLTRPVLVAAALAGFLLAALWQVAYYRRFDYGLSDDGLEIASGVISRRHREIPLRRVQNVDISRNVIQRALGLAALDLETAGGGGTEASLRYVSYEEAKRLQREIQRRKRGAATEFRGAEGVGERDTDAEGERPAGGGSLADEGIAERGEELFALSAGELALVSVLSFDLRYFSLLAFGPALFPFVPGVAELAVFGGVVLAAMLGVGLWALSAAVTFARYYGFRLAQVGDELRYERGLLERYDGSIPMAKVQTLSMGENVLMRRFGYATLAVETAGYGPGQSPSQGSEAAVPLAARERVVSLAREIEPFDGAEFSRPPKRARTRYAFRYVGGSALLVAVLYIAWSLAGRPLVWYAPFAPLAFVAVAPLAAHLKWANRGYATGENHVFTRNGFWNRTTKVVPYYRVQNVIETQTVFQRRRRLASVLVDTASSAGIGGRVAAAVDLDAEDAAELRELVGEKLQASLAARRPDDGSRRPDSAS from the coding sequence ATGAGACTTCACCCGCTCTCTGTTCCCTATCGGGCGGCGGCCCGCGGCCTGAGCCTCGGGACCACGCTGTTATTCCTCGGCCTGACGCTGGCCGGCACCGAGGCGCTCCCGATTCCGCTGACCCGACCGGTCCTCGTCGCGGCCGCCCTCGCCGGGTTCTTGCTGGCGGCGCTCTGGCAGGTCGCCTACTACCGGCGGTTCGACTACGGACTCTCGGACGACGGCCTCGAAATCGCCTCGGGGGTAATCTCGCGGCGTCACCGCGAGATTCCGCTCCGGCGGGTCCAGAACGTCGACATCTCGCGAAACGTAATCCAGCGCGCGCTGGGGCTGGCGGCGCTCGACCTCGAAACCGCCGGCGGGGGCGGTACCGAGGCGAGTCTTCGGTACGTCTCCTACGAGGAGGCCAAGCGCCTCCAGCGCGAGATACAGCGCCGAAAGCGCGGCGCGGCCACCGAGTTCAGGGGCGCCGAAGGGGTCGGGGAACGCGACACCGACGCGGAGGGCGAGCGACCCGCCGGCGGCGGGTCGCTCGCCGACGAGGGAATCGCGGAGCGCGGGGAGGAACTGTTCGCGCTCTCGGCCGGCGAACTCGCGCTGGTGAGCGTGCTGTCCTTCGACCTGCGGTACTTCTCGCTGCTGGCGTTCGGGCCGGCGCTGTTCCCGTTCGTCCCCGGCGTCGCCGAACTCGCGGTGTTCGGCGGCGTGGTGCTGGCCGCCATGCTGGGCGTCGGCCTCTGGGCGCTGAGCGCCGCGGTGACGTTCGCCCGGTACTACGGCTTCCGACTCGCGCAGGTCGGCGACGAACTCCGCTACGAGCGGGGCCTGCTCGAACGCTACGACGGGTCGATTCCGATGGCGAAGGTCCAGACGCTCTCGATGGGCGAGAACGTCCTGATGCGGCGATTCGGCTACGCCACGCTCGCGGTCGAAACCGCGGGCTACGGTCCGGGCCAGTCGCCCTCCCAGGGGTCGGAGGCGGCGGTTCCGCTGGCGGCGCGCGAGCGCGTCGTCTCGCTCGCGCGCGAGATAGAACCGTTCGACGGGGCCGAGTTCTCCCGACCGCCGAAGCGCGCGCGGACGCGGTACGCCTTCCGGTACGTCGGCGGGTCGGCGCTGCTCGTCGCAGTACTGTACATCGCCTGGTCGCTCGCCGGCCGACCCCTCGTCTGGTACGCGCCGTTCGCTCCGCTGGCGTTCGTCGCCGTGGCGCCGCTGGCGGCCCACCTAAAGTGGGCCAACCGCGGGTACGCGACCGGAGAGAACCACGTCTTCACCCGCAACGGGTTCTGGAATCGGACGACGAAGGTCGTCCCCTACTACCGGGTCCAGAACGTCATCGAGACCCAGACCGTCTTCCAGCGCCGCCGGCGACTCGCCAGCGTGCTGGTCGACACCGCGAGTTCGGCCGGCATCGGCGGGCGGGTCGCGGCGGCGGTCGACCTGGACGCCGAGGACGCCGCGGAATTGCGGGAGTTGGTGGGCGAGAAGTTGCAGGCGAGTCTGGCGGCGCGGCGGCCCGACGACGGCAGTCGGCGACCCGACTCGGCGAGTTGA
- a CDS encoding chloride channel protein, producing the protein MNTVRLNERQFHHMLVVAAILGVGVGLVATAFRVVWLFLKHHLWEALAAPYWRVPVSIGAGILIGAILYATFYPGALSALVQQFHAEGRVELEENVPVVPVGLLGLIAGQNAGPEGVMSIVGGSFGTYVSELFEFENSTKLLTLAGMGAGFGTILGAPIGGALLWLELPHERGLEYYEAVVPTFVASFAGYLTEVALGGMSLFPVWETASLVPPTPGKLGWAVGIGFVCIPFGIVYSRTFSFVGRAFRRLSPAVYVRTTVAGAVIGVLGWLVPLSYFYGGAKMSVLLAGSFSLETLLVTLGAVMVAAAFTIHGNWIGGLIVPHMFMGAVVGQLTALVVPGLPPALAMIAGMAAFNSVVTGTPLSSALIAIALTDGASITPVFLAALVAFGASPSVRFLEVAAPRSESPNFHITEDD; encoded by the coding sequence ATGAACACCGTCCGTTTGAACGAACGGCAGTTCCACCACATGCTGGTGGTCGCCGCCATCCTGGGCGTCGGCGTCGGCCTCGTCGCCACGGCCTTCCGAGTCGTCTGGCTCTTTCTCAAACACCACCTGTGGGAGGCGCTGGCCGCGCCGTACTGGCGGGTTCCGGTCAGCATCGGAGCGGGCATCCTCATCGGCGCCATCCTCTACGCGACGTTCTACCCCGGGGCGCTCTCGGCGCTGGTCCAGCAGTTCCACGCCGAGGGACGCGTCGAACTCGAAGAGAACGTCCCGGTCGTCCCGGTCGGCCTGCTCGGACTGATCGCCGGACAGAACGCGGGTCCGGAGGGCGTGATGTCCATCGTCGGCGGGTCGTTCGGGACGTACGTCTCCGAACTGTTCGAGTTCGAGAACTCCACGAAACTGCTGACGCTCGCGGGCATGGGCGCCGGGTTCGGGACGATTCTGGGCGCCCCCATCGGCGGAGCGCTCCTCTGGTTGGAGCTACCCCACGAGCGCGGACTCGAATATTACGAGGCCGTCGTGCCGACGTTCGTCGCGTCGTTCGCCGGCTACCTCACCGAGGTCGCGTTGGGCGGCATGAGCCTGTTTCCCGTCTGGGAGACGGCGTCGCTCGTTCCCCCGACGCCCGGAAAACTTGGGTGGGCCGTCGGCATCGGCTTCGTCTGCATCCCGTTCGGTATCGTGTACTCCCGGACGTTCTCGTTCGTCGGGCGGGCGTTTCGCCGACTGTCGCCGGCCGTCTACGTTCGAACGACCGTCGCCGGCGCCGTCATCGGGGTTCTCGGGTGGCTGGTCCCGCTGTCGTACTTCTACGGCGGGGCGAAGATGAGCGTCCTGCTGGCGGGGAGTTTCTCGCTGGAGACGCTGTTGGTGACCCTCGGGGCGGTCATGGTCGCCGCCGCGTTCACGATTCACGGCAACTGGATCGGCGGTCTCATCGTCCCGCACATGTTCATGGGCGCAGTGGTCGGCCAACTGACGGCGCTGGTCGTTCCGGGCCTTCCGCCCGCGCTGGCGATGATCGCCGGGATGGCCGCCTTCAATTCGGTGGTGACCGGGACGCCGCTCTCCTCCGCGCTCATCGCCATCGCGCTCACCGACGGGGCGAGCATCACCCCCGTGTTCCTCGCGGCGCTCGTCGCGTTCGGTGCGAGTCCGTCGGTGCGGTTCCTCGAAGTGGCGGCCCCGCGGTCGGAGTCCCCAAACTTCCACATAACCGAGGACGACTAG
- a CDS encoding universal stress protein — MYDRILIPTDGSEAATDAAKHAYSLGERYEATVHVLSVVEKSESASIVGQGEEKLGTLREEGTESTRRIVDEALARDVDAVGAVEVGNPDRTILRYAADHDIDVIVMSTHGRSGVGRFLMGSVTEKVIRDGDIPVLAVQR, encoded by the coding sequence ATGTACGACCGAATCCTCATTCCGACCGACGGCAGCGAGGCCGCGACCGACGCGGCGAAACACGCCTACAGCCTCGGAGAGCGGTACGAGGCCACCGTTCACGTCCTGTCGGTCGTCGAGAAGAGCGAGAGCGCCTCCATCGTCGGGCAGGGCGAGGAGAAACTCGGGACGCTCCGCGAGGAGGGGACCGAATCGACGCGGCGCATCGTCGACGAAGCGCTGGCCCGGGACGTCGACGCGGTTGGAGCGGTCGAGGTCGGAAATCCGGACCGGACGATACTCCGGTACGCCGCCGACCACGATATCGACGTCATCGTGATGAGTACCCACGGTCGGTCGGGCGTCGGGCGGTTCCTGATGGGAAGCGTGACCGAGAAGGTCATCCGCGACGGGGACATCCCCGTGCTCGCGGTCCAGCGGTGA
- a CDS encoding PH domain-containing protein — translation METLNPRVRLVWAVSSVVVAVLLGVGAAVADRFALGVGVWVAVGVAALAFALGVGYVALKYRVWRFEVRDDDLYLERGVLTRVKTVVPFVRVQHVDTQRGPVERAVGLASVVVYTAGSRGADVTIPGLTPERADALQERLRRLAIESESEHDAV, via the coding sequence ATGGAGACACTGAACCCGCGAGTTCGACTCGTCTGGGCGGTCAGTTCGGTGGTCGTCGCCGTCCTGCTGGGCGTCGGCGCGGCCGTCGCCGACCGCTTCGCGCTCGGCGTCGGCGTCTGGGTCGCGGTCGGCGTCGCGGCGCTCGCGTTCGCGCTCGGCGTCGGCTACGTCGCGCTCAAGTACCGGGTCTGGCGGTTCGAGGTCCGCGACGACGACCTCTACCTCGAACGGGGCGTCCTCACCCGGGTCAAGACCGTCGTGCCGTTCGTCCGGGTCCAGCACGTCGACACCCAGCGCGGACCGGTCGAGCGCGCGGTCGGACTGGCGAGCGTCGTCGTCTACACCGCCGGGTCGCGGGGCGCCGACGTGACGATTCCGGGCCTCACCCCCGAGCGGGCCGACGCACTCCAGGAGCGCCTGCGCCGCCTCGCCATCGAGAGCGAGAGCGAGCACGACGCGGTATGA